The following coding sequences lie in one Diabrotica undecimpunctata isolate CICGRU unplaced genomic scaffold, icDiaUnde3 ctg00000601.1, whole genome shotgun sequence genomic window:
- the LOC140431241 gene encoding uncharacterized protein, with product MGDYEKEQSRLQAIWDKIMSDEDNESEFADVYLSEEYEPESSNEYSSDGYEEPVPKKRVKRNDEKSGEGTSNVVSATIDLESGSHETISIQGTRTVEQQTNIIDVTIQEVIDMDTITEEVCHSEQS from the exons ATGGGAGATTATGAAAAAGAACAGAGCCGTCTGCAAGCCATTTGGGATAAGATTATGTCTGATGAGGACAATGAAAGTGAATTTGCCGACGTTTATTTGTCGGAAGAATATGAACCTGAATCTTCCAATGAGTATTCTTCTGATGGTTACGAGGAGCCAGTTCCCAAAAAGCGTGTCAAGAGAAATGATGAAAAATCTGGCGAAGGTACTTCTAATGTGGTTTCTGCAACC ATCGATTTGGAATCTGGTTCACATGAAACTATTTCAATCCAAGGAACAAGGACTGTGGaacaacaaacaaatattattgatGTAACTATACAAGAAGTAATTGATATGGACACAATTACTGAAGAAGTGTGTCATAGCGAGCAATCTTAG